A portion of the Intestinibacillus sp. Marseille-P6563 genome contains these proteins:
- a CDS encoding type II toxin-antitoxin system RelE/ParE family toxin, with protein sequence MDKYSVKLMSRALRDLDGIYYYIAHTLLEPGTALNLVDWIEDVILSLETVPYYCSAWKRGAYANRGYRQLFVENYTAVFRIDEAKKTVIVVTVRYSPSEF encoded by the coding sequence TTGGATAAATACAGCGTCAAACTGATGAGCCGGGCGCTGCGGGATCTGGACGGCATCTATTATTACATCGCCCACACACTACTGGAGCCGGGAACGGCCCTTAATCTGGTGGACTGGATCGAGGATGTCATCTTGTCATTGGAGACGGTGCCCTACTACTGCTCAGCATGGAAACGAGGGGCTTATGCCAACCGGGGATACCGGCAGCTCTTTGTGGAGAATTACACCGCTGTTTTTCGGATTGATGAAGCAAAGAAAACCGTGATCGTGGTGACGGTCCGCTATTCCCCAAGTGAATTTTGA
- a CDS encoding type II toxin-antitoxin system prevent-host-death family antitoxin — MPQIRPITDLRNTNEISDICHARREPVFITKNGYGDLVVMSIETYEAMLENAAMDTAISEAETEFERDGQLHDAREALASLRRKHFG, encoded by the coding sequence ATGCCGCAGATCAGACCGATTACAGACCTTCGCAACACCAATGAGATTTCGGACATCTGCCATGCACGCCGGGAGCCGGTATTCATCACGAAGAACGGGTATGGCGATCTGGTGGTGATGAGTATCGAAACTTATGAGGCGATGTTGGAAAATGCAGCGATGGACACAGCGATTTCAGAAGCAGAGACCGAGTTTGAACGGGATGGACAGCTCCATGACGCAAGAGAGGCGCTGGCTTCTTTAAGGAGGAAGCATTTTGGATAA
- the hcp gene encoding hydroxylamine reductase, which translates to MEQKMFCYQCQETAGCKGCTMSGVCGKKPDVAAMQDLLVYVTKGISAVTTALRQEGKQVPTEINHLITLNLFTTITNANFDKESIEARIRATLTEKEVLLNQVTNLSALPEAAKWDGSSDWEEEARTVGVLSTKDEDIRSLRELITYGLKGLSAYSKHANALLKDDDEVDAFLQRALAATLDDNLSVEDLIALTMETGKHGVSGMALLDKANTEAYGNPEITKVNIGVGKKPGILVSGHDLRDLEMLLEQTQGTGVDVYTHSEMLPAHYYPAFKKYPNFIGNYGNAWWKQKEEFESFNGPILITTNCIVPPGDSYKDRLYTTGAAGYPGCTHIPGEIGEQKDFSAIIEHAKRCSAPTEIETGEIIGGFAHAQVLALADQVVAAVKSGAIKKFVVMAGCDGRAKSREYYTEFAKALPKDAVILTAGCAKYKYNKLDLGDINGIPRVLDAGQCNDSYSLAVIALKLKEVFGLDDINDLPIVYNIAWYEQKAVIVLLALLYLGVKNIHLGPTLPAFLSPNVAKVLVENFGIAGIGTVEDDMNLFFGADQS; encoded by the coding sequence ATGGAACAAAAAATGTTTTGCTATCAGTGTCAGGAAACTGCAGGGTGCAAGGGCTGCACAATGTCCGGCGTATGCGGAAAGAAGCCCGATGTGGCGGCCATGCAGGACCTGCTGGTCTATGTCACGAAAGGAATTTCGGCGGTTACAACTGCACTGCGCCAGGAAGGCAAACAGGTACCCACAGAGATCAATCATCTGATTACTTTGAACCTGTTTACGACTATCACCAATGCAAATTTTGACAAAGAGAGCATTGAAGCAAGAATTCGCGCTACACTGACGGAAAAAGAAGTATTGCTGAATCAGGTGACAAATCTCTCCGCCTTGCCTGAAGCTGCAAAATGGGATGGCTCCAGTGACTGGGAGGAAGAGGCGCGAACAGTTGGCGTGCTCTCTACCAAAGACGAGGATATCCGTTCTTTGCGGGAGCTGATCACCTACGGCCTGAAAGGTCTGTCCGCTTACTCAAAACATGCGAATGCATTGCTGAAGGATGACGACGAGGTCGACGCGTTCCTTCAGCGGGCATTGGCAGCTACGCTGGATGACAATCTCAGTGTAGAGGACTTGATTGCCCTGACGATGGAAACCGGAAAACACGGTGTCTCTGGCATGGCTCTGCTGGACAAGGCCAATACGGAAGCTTATGGAAATCCTGAGATCACAAAGGTGAACATTGGCGTTGGGAAAAAGCCCGGTATTCTGGTATCCGGCCACGACCTGCGGGATTTGGAAATGCTGCTGGAACAGACGCAGGGAACCGGCGTGGATGTTTATACCCATTCCGAGATGCTCCCCGCCCACTATTACCCGGCATTCAAAAAATATCCCAACTTTATCGGCAACTACGGCAATGCGTGGTGGAAGCAGAAGGAGGAATTTGAATCCTTCAACGGCCCCATCCTGATAACGACCAACTGCATCGTGCCGCCCGGGGACAGCTACAAGGACAGACTCTATACCACCGGCGCGGCTGGGTATCCGGGCTGTACCCATATCCCGGGAGAAATCGGGGAGCAGAAAGATTTCTCCGCCATCATTGAACACGCAAAAAGATGTTCTGCGCCCACCGAGATTGAAACGGGAGAAATCATCGGCGGATTTGCACACGCTCAGGTCTTGGCTCTGGCGGATCAGGTCGTTGCGGCGGTAAAAAGTGGCGCGATCAAAAAGTTCGTTGTGATGGCGGGCTGTGATGGCCGTGCCAAGAGCCGGGAATACTATACCGAATTTGCCAAGGCGCTGCCGAAGGATGCCGTGATCCTGACAGCCGGGTGCGCGAAATACAAGTACAACAAGCTGGATTTGGGCGATATCAACGGCATTCCCAGGGTTCTGGATGCCGGACAGTGCAACGACTCGTATTCTCTGGCCGTTATCGCATTGAAGCTTAAGGAAGTTTTCGGCCTTGACGATATCAACGACCTGCCCATCGTCTACAATATCGCATGGTATGAGCAGAAGGCAGTCATCGTCCTGCTGGCGCTTCTGTATCTTGGCGTGAAGAATATCCATCTCGGCCCCACTCTCCCGGCATTCCTCAGCCCCAATGTGGCAAAGGTTTTGGTAGAAAACTTTGGTATTGCGGGAATTGGCACCGTGGAAGATGATATGAATCTGTTCTTTGGTGCGGATCAAAGTTGA
- a CDS encoding cupin domain-containing protein translates to MSMKIKNIAKSEILVLKEQISYQEGQVVSKTLAQNPAVSITLFSFAKGEEISTHESGGDAFVTCLDGAGKITIDGTEYLLHEGESIVMPAGHPHAVYGQEAFKMLLIVVF, encoded by the coding sequence ATGAGTATGAAAATAAAAAACATTGCGAAATCAGAGATCTTGGTGCTGAAAGAGCAGATATCCTATCAGGAGGGGCAGGTTGTCAGCAAAACGCTGGCGCAAAACCCTGCGGTGAGTATCACGCTGTTCTCCTTTGCAAAGGGCGAGGAGATCAGCACCCATGAATCGGGTGGAGATGCTTTTGTTACCTGTCTGGATGGTGCTGGTAAAATAACCATTGACGGCACGGAATACCTGCTGCACGAAGGGGAATCTATCGTCATGCCAGCCGGACACCCTCATGCGGTATATGGGCAGGAAGCATTTAAGATGCTTTTGATTGTTGTATTTTGA
- a CDS encoding DNA topoisomerase, with protein sequence MSRIAKYVVDPEAKKLLIEKDRERTGENGSIGTTATRESIIRTLIKNDFLREDGKKLISTPKGRALYNAMPDEFRLADTTAKWWAVQEDIKEGRAKPDDLILSVFESVKRFLSAPIPKVTYEGQNAATHTPVGVCPVCGGTVVTIAKGFVCQNYKKEEDACHCYLPANNPKFLPLSKHTITEKEAKALFSGQSIIVKKAPRKDGKGTYNAQLQLDVDQPTRRLKWKLSIAQKETLGACPVCGGKVIEGRTGYGCMNYKADPPCKFYVPRVNTKFSPLQNHRVTAAEMKKLLAGKPITVKNIPKKNGAGTYDAKLTLRWDGKYPAWDMSFLPSKKAASK encoded by the coding sequence ATGTCCCGTATTGCAAAATATGTTGTTGACCCAGAGGCCAAGAAACTGCTAATCGAAAAGGACAGGGAACGCACAGGCGAAAATGGCTCTATCGGCACAACCGCTACCCGTGAAAGCATCATCCGTACGCTGATCAAGAACGATTTTCTGCGCGAAGATGGCAAGAAACTGATTTCCACACCAAAGGGACGCGCCCTCTATAATGCCATGCCCGACGAGTTCCGGCTTGCAGATACCACCGCCAAATGGTGGGCCGTGCAGGAAGATATCAAGGAAGGCCGGGCAAAGCCTGACGATCTGATCCTCTCAGTATTCGAGTCTGTGAAACGCTTTCTGTCCGCCCCCATTCCCAAGGTTACTTACGAAGGACAGAACGCAGCTACACATACGCCTGTGGGAGTATGTCCAGTTTGCGGCGGGACAGTGGTGACAATCGCAAAAGGGTTTGTTTGTCAGAATTATAAGAAAGAAGAGGATGCCTGCCACTGCTACCTCCCTGCAAACAACCCGAAATTCCTGCCCCTTTCCAAACACACGATCACTGAGAAGGAAGCAAAAGCGCTGTTTTCCGGGCAAAGCATTATCGTGAAGAAGGCGCCACGGAAAGACGGGAAAGGCACGTATAACGCGCAGCTCCAGCTTGATGTTGACCAGCCTACACGCCGTCTCAAGTGGAAATTAAGCATTGCCCAGAAGGAAACACTTGGTGCATGCCCTGTTTGTGGCGGCAAGGTCATTGAGGGGCGTACCGGTTACGGCTGCATGAATTACAAGGCGGATCCACCCTGCAAGTTCTATGTCCCCCGAGTGAACACGAAGTTCTCGCCACTGCAAAACCACCGAGTCACGGCAGCAGAAATGAAGAAACTGCTCGCTGGAAAGCCGATTACGGTGAAGAATATTCCGAAAAAGAATGGTGCTGGCACATATGACGCCAAACTCACATTAAGATGGGATGGCAAATACCCGGCATGGGATATGAGTTTCCTGCCAAGTAAAAAAGCGGCCTCGAAATGA
- a CDS encoding inositol monophosphatase family protein, with translation MINDYQHSAVSLALCQQEEITMGIVYDPFHEEMFTAIKGKGAFLNGHPIHVSNSEKLSDTIIGVGTSKRELADENFARFRRVFGPCQDVRRIGSGALELAYTACGRQGGYFEIYLNPWDYAAGMLLVQEAGGKATDFMGKTLEPKKGSSVVATNGHIHIELLELL, from the coding sequence TTGATAAACGATTATCAGCATAGTGCTGTATCTTTGGCGCTCTGCCAACAAGAAGAAATTACTATGGGAATTGTATACGACCCTTTTCATGAAGAAATGTTTACAGCAATTAAAGGAAAGGGAGCTTTCTTGAATGGACACCCCATACACGTATCTAACTCAGAAAAACTATCCGACACAATAATTGGAGTGGGAACATCCAAAAGAGAACTGGCTGACGAAAACTTTGCTCGCTTCCGCAGGGTATTTGGCCCATGTCAAGATGTTCGTAGGATTGGTTCTGGCGCACTGGAACTGGCATATACCGCTTGCGGCAGGCAAGGAGGATATTTCGAGATATACTTAAATCCATGGGATTATGCCGCTGGTATGCTTTTAGTTCAAGAAGCAGGTGGAAAAGCAACTGATTTTATGGGAAAAACTCTTGAGCCGAAAAAAGGCAGCAGTGTGGTAGCGACAAATGGACACATTCATATAGAACTATTAGAACTTTTGTAA
- a CDS encoding ABC transporter ATP-binding protein gives MAEVILRNIKKVYPHLEPKKKKKGVEEKKTNLQITNEGVLAVQDFNLDIADKEFIVLVGPSGCGKSTTLRMIAGLEDISGGELYIDGKPMNDVASKDRDISMVFQNYALYPHMTVRENIAFPLKLRKVAKDEIDRRVNQAAEILGITEYLDRKPKALSGGQRQRVAIGRAIVREPKVLLMDEPLSNLDAKLRNQMRAEIIKLRHRINTTFVYVTHDQTEAMTLGDRIVIMKDGVIQQIGTPQEVFDHPANLFVAGFIGMPQMNFYNAELVKENDRYAVVLENVRVELSDEKQANLEKNQVAPQPITLGVRPEHISMASDAAQAVHGTVDVAEMMGSAVHLHVSACGTDSIVILQMLDLHATGHSIPSIGDTLNFTFQGNVVHLFDRNTAQNLEKFSD, from the coding sequence ATGGCAGAAGTAATTTTAAGAAATATTAAAAAAGTCTATCCTCACCTGGAACCCAAGAAAAAGAAGAAGGGGGTTGAGGAGAAAAAGACAAACCTCCAGATTACCAATGAGGGCGTGCTGGCAGTCCAGGACTTTAATCTTGACATTGCGGACAAAGAGTTTATCGTGCTAGTAGGTCCTTCCGGCTGCGGCAAGTCCACCACACTGAGAATGATTGCCGGTCTGGAAGACATCAGCGGCGGCGAACTGTACATCGATGGCAAACCTATGAACGACGTGGCGTCTAAAGACCGGGATATTTCCATGGTATTTCAGAACTACGCACTATATCCTCACATGACAGTGCGGGAGAATATAGCCTTCCCACTGAAGCTGCGGAAAGTTGCCAAAGATGAAATTGACCGCCGGGTAAATCAGGCCGCGGAGATCTTGGGTATCACGGAGTATCTGGATCGCAAACCCAAAGCTCTGTCCGGCGGACAGAGACAGCGAGTAGCTATCGGCCGAGCTATTGTTCGAGAGCCCAAAGTGCTACTGATGGACGAGCCCCTGAGTAACCTGGACGCTAAGCTCCGCAACCAAATGCGAGCGGAGATCATCAAGCTGCGCCACCGCATCAACACCACCTTCGTCTACGTCACCCATGACCAGACAGAGGCCATGACGCTTGGTGACCGGATCGTTATCATGAAAGACGGCGTCATCCAGCAGATCGGCACGCCGCAAGAAGTCTTTGATCATCCTGCAAATCTGTTTGTAGCCGGCTTCATCGGAATGCCGCAGATGAACTTTTACAACGCAGAATTGGTGAAAGAGAACGACCGCTATGCCGTGGTACTGGAAAATGTCCGGGTAGAGTTGTCGGATGAGAAGCAGGCTAATCTGGAGAAAAACCAAGTCGCCCCGCAGCCCATTACTTTAGGTGTCCGTCCGGAGCACATTTCAATGGCTTCCGATGCTGCTCAGGCGGTGCATGGTACTGTGGACGTGGCAGAAATGATGGGTTCCGCTGTACACTTGCATGTGAGCGCTTGTGGAACTGACTCTATTGTTATTCTCCAAATGTTAGATCTCCATGCGACCGGTCATTCCATACCCTCTATCGGGGACACATTGAACTTCACTTTCCAAGGTAATGTTGTCCACCTTTTTGATCGGAACACTGCTCAAAACTTGGAGAAGTTTTCTGACTGA
- a CDS encoding ComEC/Rec2 family competence protein, which translates to MEGLRLTFVNVGYGEAMVLECPDPSFPGSTFVMVIDGGSGEAGEYQTSDTGRIPLGAYLARHGVDHIDAMAVTHIHEDHLCGLLPVVEHLTPRAFWQTLPGDFWKHMRPLTIPTAGQAISRRKFLQALNDYQIICRRLKTEECCKRTLAAGVVLNPCKDLTIRVLGPSTIRAKHLEKLCRELYQETEEIAFWRRLDQLDDVMNNCSLILRIEYRGVRLLLPGDTNYMGYGDLTGEDLRADLFKVGHHGQQDGISRNQIQQIAPKAVVCCGSSDRRYNSAEPGILQMMADSGATLYFSDCPPKPDGTTPPSHQALVFTVDVDGTLHGSYLP; encoded by the coding sequence ATGGAGGGACTGAGACTGACCTTTGTCAACGTGGGCTATGGGGAGGCCATGGTGCTGGAATGTCCGGATCCGTCTTTCCCTGGCAGCACATTTGTGATGGTGATCGATGGCGGCAGCGGTGAGGCGGGGGAATACCAGACCAGCGACACAGGCCGTATCCCGTTGGGCGCCTATCTTGCCCGGCATGGTGTGGATCACATTGATGCAATGGCTGTCACACACATCCATGAGGACCATCTGTGCGGCCTGTTGCCGGTGGTGGAGCATCTGACACCCAGAGCCTTTTGGCAGACTTTGCCGGGGGATTTCTGGAAGCATATGCGCCCGCTGACAATCCCGACTGCAGGGCAGGCCATATCCCGGAGGAAGTTCCTTCAAGCACTCAACGATTATCAAATCATTTGCCGCCGCTTAAAAACAGAGGAATGCTGTAAAAGGACCTTGGCGGCAGGTGTCGTGCTGAACCCGTGCAAGGATCTGACGATCCGGGTGCTGGGGCCGTCAACCATCCGGGCGAAGCATCTGGAAAAGCTCTGCCGGGAATTGTATCAGGAAACGGAAGAGATTGCTTTCTGGCGGCGGTTGGATCAGTTGGACGATGTCATGAACAATTGCAGTCTGATCCTGCGTATAGAATACCGGGGAGTCCGGCTCCTGCTGCCGGGAGACACCAACTACATGGGATACGGTGATCTCACGGGAGAGGATCTTCGGGCAGATTTGTTCAAGGTGGGCCATCATGGTCAGCAGGACGGAATCTCCCGGAACCAGATCCAGCAGATTGCTCCAAAGGCGGTAGTGTGCTGCGGCTCCAGTGACCGACGTTACAACAGTGCAGAGCCGGGTATTTTGCAGATGATGGCAGACAGCGGCGCTACGCTGTACTTTTCCGACTGTCCCCCAAAGCCGGACGGTACAACGCCTCCCTCTCACCAAGCTCTGGTGTTTACGGTGGACGTTGATGGAACATTACATGGATCTTACCTGCCTTAA
- a CDS encoding carbohydrate ABC transporter permease, which produces MKRYEIRKLNSASVTTTRFGISMLTPTMILLLVMTAYPMIFTFIYSFTDYNYLKGTDQASFILFNNYTKLFNNGYFQQAVWNTIIFTVLAVILEMGLGLLIAVFINSLRRGQKIMRTLLLLPYLLPAVTVALSWRLMLSSNYGIVNQFLEALGLPVFNWFMDTKTAFATILVIDVWQNVPFVFLLLYASLQSVSENQYEAARIDGAGFFQQFWYVTLPNIKSSLALCALLRTIDTFRLFEKVNVLTGGGPAGTTTTITQFLYTYGIRSLDFGFGSAGAIVMTILVLILSSFYIKRAMG; this is translated from the coding sequence ATGAAGAGATATGAAATCAGAAAATTGAATAGCGCAAGCGTAACAACGACCCGGTTTGGAATTAGTATGCTGACGCCCACCATGATCTTACTGCTGGTCATGACGGCGTACCCCATGATCTTCACATTTATTTACAGCTTTACTGATTACAATTATCTGAAAGGCACGGATCAGGCCTCTTTTATCCTTTTCAATAACTATACCAAACTTTTCAATAACGGATATTTCCAGCAGGCAGTTTGGAATACCATCATTTTTACTGTTTTGGCAGTGATTTTGGAGATGGGGTTGGGCCTCCTGATTGCAGTATTTATAAATTCCCTGCGGCGCGGGCAGAAGATCATGCGGACATTGTTGCTTCTGCCTTATCTGTTACCTGCTGTCACGGTGGCTTTGAGCTGGCGGCTGATGCTCTCGTCCAACTATGGAATAGTCAATCAATTCCTGGAAGCCTTGGGGCTGCCAGTCTTCAACTGGTTTATGGACACTAAGACAGCTTTCGCCACGATTTTGGTAATTGACGTGTGGCAGAATGTGCCGTTTGTGTTCCTGCTGCTATACGCCTCTTTGCAATCTGTTTCGGAAAATCAGTATGAGGCGGCGCGGATTGACGGCGCTGGCTTCTTTCAACAGTTCTGGTATGTAACCCTGCCTAACATCAAAAGTAGCTTAGCGTTGTGCGCTCTGCTGCGTACCATTGATACCTTCCGCCTGTTTGAGAAAGTGAATGTACTTACCGGCGGTGGACCGGCAGGTACTACCACAACGATCACGCAGTTCCTCTATACTTACGGGATCAGGTCTCTGGACTTCGGCTTTGGTAGCGCAGGCGCCATTGTTATGACGATCCTGGTGCTGATTCTCTCCAGCTTCTACATCAAACGGGCAATGGGTTGA
- a CDS encoding extracellular solute-binding protein, translated as MKRLLTLVLALSMTLSLAACGGGNDAAGGTGEDTGSGEPTKMTLILRGGAYGESLEAMLPDFEEEHNVDIEVQLLSFDDLHTGIALDAENETGTYDLCMVDGSWMAEFTANGVLANLSEMGYSFDDDIIPATTEICKVGDDIYLAPYYGNVTVMMYNKELLEAAGYAPEDIDSFADIQDIAQKTRAADPNKNGFLIRGGSADNILSDFLPHLVIHGGWVVDENNNPTVDTPEFKAAMEDYLALYNVGGTLDKDDIVASVTSGETAMAQIWPGWYTPTADGTADYTTIPTKLTDDSQAVDAVALEGVWCIGIPENAPNKDLALELLEYIMNPEVQLASIEHDGVPCRYSCLTDPTVLETYPHLETVCGALETGVYRPVIEEWTQFTNILGTEMDSIIQGTKTMDEALANAQEQLEQLMAG; from the coding sequence ATGAAAAGACTACTGACGTTGGTCCTGGCACTGTCCATGACCCTATCTCTGGCGGCTTGCGGCGGGGGTAACGATGCAGCTGGCGGCACCGGTGAAGATACCGGATCCGGCGAACCTACCAAGATGACCCTGATTCTGCGAGGCGGTGCTTATGGCGAGTCTCTGGAAGCCATGCTGCCCGACTTCGAGGAAGAGCATAATGTAGACATCGAGGTGCAGCTCCTGTCCTTTGATGATCTGCATACCGGTATTGCCTTGGACGCCGAAAATGAGACCGGCACCTATGACCTGTGCATGGTGGACGGCTCCTGGATGGCTGAGTTCACCGCCAACGGCGTTCTGGCAAATTTGAGCGAGATGGGCTATAGCTTCGACGATGACATTATCCCTGCTACCACCGAGATCTGCAAAGTAGGCGACGATATCTATCTCGCTCCCTATTATGGCAACGTGACGGTCATGATGTACAATAAGGAGCTGCTGGAAGCCGCAGGATATGCTCCCGAAGACATTGACTCCTTCGCTGACATCCAGGATATCGCTCAAAAAACCCGGGCGGCGGATCCCAACAAGAATGGTTTCTTGATCCGCGGTGGCAGTGCTGACAACATCCTCTCTGACTTCTTGCCCCACTTGGTAATTCATGGCGGCTGGGTTGTGGACGAGAATAACAACCCCACTGTTGATACTCCTGAGTTCAAAGCGGCTATGGAGGACTATCTGGCACTTTACAATGTAGGTGGCACTCTGGATAAGGACGACATCGTGGCTTCTGTTACCTCCGGCGAGACTGCTATGGCTCAGATCTGGCCCGGCTGGTATACTCCCACCGCTGATGGCACGGCTGACTACACCACCATCCCCACCAAGTTGACGGATGACTCTCAAGCTGTTGACGCTGTGGCTCTTGAGGGCGTATGGTGCATCGGCATTCCTGAAAACGCCCCCAATAAGGATCTGGCTTTGGAACTGCTGGAGTACATCATGAACCCTGAGGTGCAGCTGGCTTCCATTGAACATGACGGTGTTCCGTGCCGCTATAGCTGCCTGACTGACCCAACTGTCCTGGAGACCTATCCGCATCTGGAAACCGTCTGCGGCGCGTTGGAAACCGGCGTATACCGTCCTGTGATCGAAGAGTGGACTCAGTTTACCAACATTCTGGGTACGGAGATGGACAGCATCATCCAAGGTACTAAGACTATGGATGAGGCTCTGGCTAACGCCCAGGAGCAGCTGGAGCAGCTGATGGCTGGCTAA
- a CDS encoding carbohydrate ABC transporter permease, with protein sequence MKAKKRIGTVGKAIGCVVLLMVALFPIYWLIAMAIRPTEEMQGHIALIPDSLTIEHFVSLFADKGFGEATINSLQTTLSSLVLSLFVGICAAYILARRRFRFGLKKPMTYWVLLVRVLPPVAFTIPLYTMFSKIGLLNTKIPVTLACVLINVPLIIWFLISFFQDLPEEVEESAKVDGATEWQLFVRIVLPLVAPGIAAVAMLSFMYAWNEYTYTVIFTRSPSNYTVPLALSVLNTEDNLTNFGLVAAGGVVSVIPITLFVIFAQNYLISGLSSGAVKE encoded by the coding sequence ATGAAAGCGAAAAAACGAATAGGAACGGTGGGGAAAGCTATTGGCTGCGTAGTGCTGCTGATGGTTGCCTTGTTTCCCATCTACTGGCTCATAGCTATGGCCATCCGCCCTACGGAAGAAATGCAGGGGCACATCGCACTGATTCCGGATTCCCTGACCATTGAACATTTTGTCAGCCTGTTTGCTGATAAGGGATTTGGCGAGGCAACAATCAACAGCTTGCAGACTACCCTTAGTTCTCTAGTGCTGTCGTTGTTCGTGGGGATCTGTGCTGCGTACATCTTGGCTAGACGCAGGTTCCGGTTTGGACTAAAAAAGCCCATGACCTACTGGGTGCTACTGGTCCGCGTTCTGCCGCCGGTAGCGTTCACCATTCCCCTGTACACCATGTTCAGCAAGATTGGGCTACTAAATACCAAAATACCCGTGACGTTAGCTTGTGTACTAATCAACGTACCATTGATTATTTGGTTCCTTATCAGTTTTTTTCAAGACCTGCCGGAAGAGGTGGAGGAAAGCGCCAAGGTGGATGGAGCCACAGAGTGGCAACTTTTTGTGCGGATCGTACTGCCTCTGGTGGCGCCAGGCATTGCAGCGGTTGCAATGCTGTCCTTCATGTATGCTTGGAATGAGTACACCTATACCGTGATCTTCACCCGCAGTCCATCCAACTATACGGTGCCTCTGGCATTGTCTGTCCTAAATACAGAGGATAATCTGACTAACTTCGGCTTGGTGGCCGCTGGCGGTGTGGTCTCCGTCATACCCATTACCCTGTTTGTGATCTTTGCACAGAACTACTTGATCAGTGGTCTTTCAAGCGGTGCTGTCAAAGAGTAA
- a CDS encoding LacI family DNA-binding transcriptional regulator, translated as MLVSLDNKRKRLSFVGLRKYMNPTIYDVARLTGLSIATVSRAFSNPELVREKTRQRVFEAAGVLHYSPNAIAQAMALQRTNKIAFLICKEGATILDEFYAGICNGIMRATNRLDYELVISTAADWKSAAGTSKNKQVEGVILGGNARPDMISEFQSRKVSVVLVNNLIPGLGVPCVVSDEYGGVRQALEYLINQGHRNIAMLAGRFSPYILNERYRAFSEIVQAHGLPVDTCYIKLCDPTVEGAAEACRELLSREDRPTAIFSTNDVVAVGAMKAARRLGLRIPEDLAVTGLDDSSVCRMLEPELTSVHIDCCEMGELSVRIMKELLSGEKGVPQVTVVPTELQIRGSA; from the coding sequence TTGTTGGTTTCACTGGACAATAAAAGAAAACGCTTAAGTTTTGTGGGGTTAAGAAAATATATGAACCCGACTATCTATGATGTAGCGCGACTAACTGGCTTATCTATTGCAACAGTTTCCCGTGCATTTTCCAATCCCGAGCTAGTGCGGGAAAAAACCAGACAAAGAGTCTTTGAAGCAGCAGGAGTTCTCCACTATTCACCTAATGCCATCGCCCAAGCTATGGCACTTCAGCGGACAAACAAGATTGCCTTTCTCATTTGCAAGGAGGGCGCAACAATCTTGGACGAATTCTATGCCGGAATCTGCAACGGTATTATGCGCGCGACGAACCGGCTGGATTATGAACTTGTTATTTCTACAGCAGCAGATTGGAAGTCGGCGGCTGGCACTTCGAAAAACAAGCAAGTAGAGGGCGTGATTCTGGGAGGAAATGCTCGACCAGATATGATATCGGAGTTCCAGAGCCGAAAGGTGTCTGTGGTGCTGGTAAACAACCTCATTCCAGGGCTGGGTGTCCCTTGTGTGGTATCCGACGAATACGGTGGAGTCCGTCAGGCGCTGGAATATCTTATCAATCAGGGTCATCGCAACATTGCTATGCTGGCAGGGCGCTTTTCCCCCTATATCTTAAATGAGCGGTATCGGGCGTTTTCAGAAATCGTCCAAGCGCATGGTCTGCCTGTTGACACTTGCTATATAAAGTTGTGTGACCCTACAGTGGAGGGCGCTGCGGAGGCCTGTCGGGAGCTGTTATCTCGGGAGGATCGCCCCACAGCCATTTTCAGCACCAACGATGTAGTAGCGGTTGGAGCCATGAAAGCAGCCCGACGTCTGGGCCTGCGTATTCCCGAAGACTTGGCAGTAACAGGACTCGATGATAGCTCCGTATGTCGGATGTTAGAGCCGGAGTTGACCTCCGTTCACATCGACTGTTGTGAGATGGGGGAACTAAGCGTGAGGATAATGAAAGAACTGCTATCTGGAGAAAAAGGGGTGCCACAGGTTACGGTAGTTCCTACGGAGCTACAGATCCGGGGCTCCGCCTGA